In Phocoena phocoena chromosome 8, mPhoPho1.1, whole genome shotgun sequence, the following are encoded in one genomic region:
- the APBB1 gene encoding amyloid beta precursor protein binding family B member 1 isoform X7, with amino-acid sequence MFSQDFFLAIVLQDSSPDSFWNPNAFETDSDLPAGWMRVQDTSGTYYWHIPTGTTQWEPPGQASPSQGSSPREESQLTWTGFTHGEGFEDGEFWKDEPSEEAPMDLGLKDPEEGTLPFPAQSLSPEPLPQEEEKLPPRNANPGIKCFAVRSLGWVEMTEEELAPGRSSVAVNNCIRQLSYHKNNLHDPMSGGWGEGKDLLLQLEDETLKLVEPHSQALLHTQPIVSIRVWGVGRDSGRDFAYVARDKLTQVLKCHVFRCEAPAKNIATSLHEICSKIMAERRNARCLVNGLSLDHSKLVDVPFQVEFPAPKNELVQKFQVYYLGNVPVAKPVGVDVINGALESVLSSSSREQWTPSHVSVAPATLTILHQQTEAVLGECRVRFLSFLAVGRDVHTFAFIMAAGPASFCCHMFWCEPNAASLSEAVQAACMLRYQKCLDARSQASTSCLPAPPAESVARRVGWTVRRGVQSLWGSLKPKRLGAHTP; translated from the exons ATGTTCTCCCAGGACTTCTTCCTGGCCATCGTCCTGCAGGACAGTAGCCCAG ATTCCTTTTGGAACCCGAACGCCTTCGAGACGGATTCCGACCTGCCAGCTGGATGGATGAGGGTCCAGGACACCTCAGGGACCTACTACTGGCACATCCCAACAGGGACCACTCAGTGGGAGCCCCCGGGCCAGGCCTCCCCATCACAGGGGAGCAGCCCCCGAGAAGAGTCCCAG CTCACCTGGACCGGCTTCACGCATGGAGAAGGCTTCGAGGATGGAGAATTTTGGAAG GATGAGCCCAGTGAGGAGGCCCCGATGGATTTGGGACTGAAGGACCCTGAGGAGGGGACGTTGCCTTTCCCAGCTCAGAGCCTCAG CCCAGAGCCGTTGCCCCAAGAGGAGGAGAAGCTGCCCCCACGGAATGCCAACCCAGGGATCAAG TGTTTCGCCGTGCGCTCCCTTGGCTGGGTGGAGATGACGGAGGAGGAGCTGGCCCCTGGCCGCAGCAGTGTGGCAGTCAACAATTGCATCCGTCAGCTCTCCTACCACAAAAACAATCTGCACGACCCCAtgtctgggggctggggggag GGAAAGGATCTGCTGCTGCAGCTGGAGGATGAGACGCTAAAGCTGGTGGAGCCGCACAGTCAGGCCCTGCTGCACACCCAGCCCATCGTCAGCATTCGCGTGTGGGGCGTCGGGCGGGACAGCGGAAG gGACTTTGCCTACGTGGCTCGCGATAAGCTGACCCAGGTGCTCAAGTGCCACGTGTTTCGCTGTGAGGCACCCGCCAAGAACATCGCCACCAGCCTGCATGAGATCTGCTCTAAG ATCATGGCCGAACGGCGCAACGCCCGCTGCTTGGTAAATGGACTCTCTCTGGACCACTCTAAACTTGTGGATGTCCCTTTCCAAG TGGAATTCCCAGCTCCTAAGAATGAGTTGGTACAGAAGTTCCAAGTCTATTACCTGGGGAACGTGCCTGTTGCTAAGCCTGTTG GAGTAGATGTGATAAATGGGGCCCTGGAATCGGTCCTGTCCTCCAGTAGCCGTGAGCAGTGGACCCCAAGTCACGTCAGCGTGGCCCCTGCCACCCTCACCATCTTGCACCAGCAG ACGGAGGCAGTGCTGGGGGAGTGCCGAGTGCGCTTCCTGTCCTTCCTGGCCGTGGGCAGAGATGTCCACACGTTTGCATTCATCATGGCTGCCGGCCCAGCCTCCTTCTGCTGCCACATGTTCTGGTGTGAGCCCAATGCTGCCAGCCTCTCAGAGGCCGTGCAGGCTGCGTGCATG CTCCGCTACCAGAAGTGTCTGGATGCCCGCTCCCAGGCCTCCACCTCCTGCCTCCCGGCACCCCCAGCTGAGTCTGTTGCGCGGCGTGTAGGGTGGACCGTCCGCAGGGGCGTTCAGTCGCTGTGGGGCTCCCTTAAGCCCAAACGGCTGGGGGCGCACACGCCCTGA